A part of Mustela erminea isolate mMusErm1 chromosome 9, mMusErm1.Pri, whole genome shotgun sequence genomic DNA contains:
- the CCDC86 gene encoding coiled-coil domain-containing protein 86, translating to MDTPLRRSRRLEGLNPESPETPSSVLRARQALVEFKLDPKETGEPESPCAQQPGLESPRRQPETSPGSPVLPQGAGLGAPRREPEPGPPSLQRQQNPGLESLQTLPESGPEPPGFQPKPSGESTEFSQTQEKPDSELSLSKKELAPGSPRHHLHPGSPEPYLAEQAPGPEPSRPLQEPTAQSPASPRGQREPSKPPPDGKTVRSSLGAQKRTSSSAQTPASKKLKAGEEVPVIPMGKPKSGRVWKDRSKKRFSQMVQDKPLRTSWQRKMKERQERKLAKDFARHLEEEKEKRRQEKKQRRAENLKRRLENERRAEVVQVIRNPAKLKRAKKKQLRSIQKRDTLALLQKQPPQGPAAKI from the exons ATGGATACGCCGCTCAGGCGCAGCCGGAGGCTGGAAGGCCTAAACCCTGAATCCCCCGAGACCCCCAGCTCAGTTTTGCGGGCGAGACAGGCCCTTGTGGAGTTCAAGTTGGACCCGAAGGAGACGGGGGAGCCCGAGTCTCCGTGTGCTCAGCAACCCGGCCTGGAGTCCCCCCGACGTCAGCCGGAGACAAGCCCGGGGTCACCTGTTCTACCGCAGGGTGCAGGTTTGGGGGCCCCCCGAAGGGAGCCGGAGCCGGGCCCACCGTCCCTCCAGCGCCAGCAGAACCCAGGCCTGGAGTCGCTCCAAACACTTCCGGAGTCGGGTCCAGAACCCCCCGGATTTCAGCCAAAGCCAAGTGGGGAGTCCACAGAGTTCTCCCAGACCCAGGAAAAACCGGACTCGGAGTTGTCACTGAGTAAGAAGGAGCTGGCCCCGGGGTCTCCCCGACATCATCTGCACCCAGGATCCCCTGAGCCTTACCTGGCTGAGCAAGCGCCGGGTCCGGAGCCCTCGCGGCCACTCCAGGAGCCGACAGCCCAGTCACCCGCCTCCCCCCGGGGTCAGCGCGAGCCGAGCAAGCCACCTCCGGACGGGAAGACGGTGCGAAGCAGCCTCGGGGCGCAGAAGCGGACAAGTTCTTCAGCCCAGACCCCAGCATCCAAGAAGTTGAAGGCGGGGGAGGAGGTTCCTGTAATCCCTATGGGAAAGCCCAAATCGGGGCGGGTGTGGAAGGACCGCTCCAAGAAAAG GTTCTCCCAAATGGTGCAGGACAAGCCCCTGCGCACATCCTGGCAGCGGAAGATGAAGGAACGACAGGAGAGGAAGCTGGCCAAGGACTTCGCCCGGCACctagaggaggagaaggagaagcgacGGCAG GAGAAGAAACAGCGCCGGGCTGAGAACCTGAAACGTCGCCTGGAGAATGAGCGGAGGGCAGAGGTTGTCCAAGTG ATCCGAAACCCTGCCAAGCTCAAGCGGGCAAAGAAGAAGCAGCTTCGCTCCATTCAGAAGCGGGACACGCTGGCACTGCTGCAGAAGCAGCCACCCCAGGGGCCAGCGGCCAAGATCTGA